The proteins below come from a single Tachypleus tridentatus isolate NWPU-2018 chromosome 13, ASM421037v1, whole genome shotgun sequence genomic window:
- the LOC143236666 gene encoding E3 ubiquitin-protein ligase TRIM71-like, with the protein MKFQMATAFPNTQVERTCQTLICPLCLAQSLEPKVLPCLHTFCKYCLEQFNELSQDSLSGYLKCPTCQQKISAISENLGLDTIVSNLLIGNILEVVKDDFEYENGLNGLEISLILCSCCEEGNNAVGRCQDCNELLCENCIQAHQRVRLTKEHYIIRFTNDLSQHCTSSTQPVGSHSDYYCDVHKSEVLRLFCDTCNEPLCRECALKLHRNHSFIYLKDAIQNSKVLIFKLLCDAKARLQAIEESIEITQQMTDRVEVRAQNVSADVHETIQRHMNVLEERERELLQRVETIRQVKGRSLHLQMEDLKVALGKMTRIVEFIQRVLDSGSDIDILKAKDKAYTELHELRHYQNHLQPQEDDNILFTPPDNALLSAVSALGFISSGGFAPNCIAVGEGLKCALRGRISTFTVQTKDHLGDVRLVGGDPVHAVVQGPDGMLFRADIVDYQNGTYVASYRPHTEGHHIVSVTLHGMHIQRSPFNVLVRSGRNYNTIGQVLFSFGSEGDGESQLCRPWGVCINREGYIIVADRSNNRIQIFNSDGSFRYKFGFPGSRPGQFDRPAGIATDAQNRIIVADKDNHRIQVFTFDGTFLLKFGEKGIKNGQFNYPWDVAVNSEGQILVSDTRNHRVQLFQADGTFVNKYGFEGALCKHFDSPRGVSFNPEGYMVVTDFNNHRILVIHPDFQSARFLGTEGSSNGQFLRPQGVAVDPEGNIIVADSRNHRIQIFQPNGTFLCKFGTLGSGPGEMDRPSGVCISSDGLIVVVDFGNNRIQVY; encoded by the coding sequence atgaagtttCAAATGGCTACTGCCTTTCCCAATACTCAGGTTGAAAGAACATGCCAAACATTAATTTGTCCACTATGTCTAGCTCAAAGTCTAGAACCTAAAGTTTTACCATGCTTGCACACATTTTGCAAATATTGCCTGGAGCAGTTCAATGAACTTAGCCAAGATTCATTATCTGGGTATTTAAAATGCCCAACTTGTCAACAAAAAATTTCTGCTATTTCAGAGAATTTGGGGTTAGACACTATAGTGTCAAATTTACTTATTGGGAATATATTAGAAGTAGTGAAAGATGATTTTGAGTATGAAAATGGTTTGAATGGACTAGAGATATCTCTGATTCTGTGCAGCTGTTGTGAAGAAGGAAATAATGCTGTAGGTCGCTGCCAAGATTGCAATGAATTGTTGTGTGAGAACTGCATTCAAGCTCATCAGCGTGTTCGTTTGACAAAAGAACACTACATTATACGATTTACAAATGATTTATCTCAGCATTGTACATCTTCTACCCAACCTGTTGGTAGTCATTCAGACTATTATTGTGATGTGCACAAAAGCGAAGTGCTCAGACTGTTTTGTGATACCTGTAATGAACCACTATGTAGAGAATGTGCACTGAAGTTACACAGAAATCAcagttttatctatttaaaagaTGCAATACAGAATTCCAAAGTTCTCATATTCAAGTTGCTGTGTGATGCAAAAGCAAGACTGCAAGCAATTGAGGAAAGCATTGAAATAACCCAACAGATGACAGACAGAGTAGAAGTCAGAGCCCAGAATGTTTCTGCTGATGTTCATGAAACAATACAAAGACACATGAATGTTCTTGAAGAGAGGGAAAGAGAGTTATTGCAACGTGTAGAAACCATTCGTCAAGTGAAAGGGAGATCGTTACATTTGCAAATGGAAGACTTGAAAGTAGCATTAGGAAAAATGACTCGGATAGTGGAGTTTATTCAACGTGTGCTTGATTCAGGATcagatattgatattttaaaggcTAAAGACAAAGCATATACAGAGTTACATGAGTTAAGACATTATCAGAATCACTTACAGCCTCAGGAAGATGATAATATTCTCTTTACCCCACCAGACAATGCTCTGTTAAGTGCAGTTAGTGCTCTAGGTTTCATCAGTAGTGGTGGTTTTGCTCCAAATTGTATTGCCGTGGGCGAGGGATTGAAGTGTGCTCTTCGAGGTCGAATTTCTACTTTTACTGTCCAGACTAAGGATCACTTAGGTGATGTTCGACTCGTGGGTGGTGATCCAGTCCATGCTGTTGTTCAGGGTCCTGATGGAATGTTATTCCGTGCTGATATTGTAGATTATCAGAATGGTACCTACGTAGCGAGTTATCGACCACATACTGAAGGTCACCACATTGTGTCTGTAACTTTGCATGGAATGCATATTCAGCGCAGTCCATTTAACGTTCTGGTGCGATCAGGAAGGAATTACAATACTATAGGACAAGTATTGTTTTCCTTTGGTAGTGAAGGAGATGGAGAAAGTCAGCTCTGTAGGCCGTGGGGTGTTTGCATTAATAGAGAAGGCTATATTATTGTGGCTGATCGAAGCAACAATCGCATTCAAATTTTTAACAGCGATGGGTCCTTCAGGTACAAGTTTGGATTTCCTGGATCTCGTCCTGGGCAGTTTGACCGACCTGCAGGAATAGCTACTGATGCTCAAAACAGAATTATTGTTGCAGATAAAGATAACCATAGAATTCAAGTTTTTACCTTTGATGGTACGTTCCTATTAAAATTTGGTGAAAAGGGAATTAAAAATGGCCAATTCAACTATCCTTGGGATGTTGCAGTAAACTCTGAAGGACAGATTTTGGTATCAGATACTCGTAATCATCGTGTTCAACTCTTTCAGGCAGATGGAACGTTCGTTAACAAGTATGGATTTGAAGGTGCTTTATGTAAGCACTTTGACTCTCCTCGTGGTGTTTCTTTCAATCCAGAAGGATATATGGTTGTGACAGATTTTAACAACCATCGTATTCTTGTGATCCATCCAGATTTTCAGTCGGCTCGTTTCCTAGGCACAGAAGGATCAAGCAACGGACAGTTCTTGCGGCCACAAGGTGTTGCTGTGGATCCCGAAGGGAACATCATTGTTGCTGATTCCAGAAATCACCGAATCCAGATATTCCAACCAAATGGAACTTTTCTTTGCAAGTTTGGAACACTAGGAAGTGGTCCAGGTGAAATGGATCGTCCTTCAGGTGTTTGTATCAGTTCAGATGGCCTAATTGTTGTGGTAGATTTTGGTAACAATCGAATCCAGGTATACTAG